A single region of the Gracilibacillus caseinilyticus genome encodes:
- a CDS encoding DNA-directed RNA polymerase subunit beta: MSEEIKNEMKTPESNQEKKQKNEKRAEVKEKQKQEELQEKEKRYVRRLIPIWAKLLIFLVLSSFALLIGLIVGFSILGDGSPLDVLKWETWQHIIDFIQK; encoded by the coding sequence ATGTCAGAGGAAATAAAGAACGAAATGAAAACCCCTGAATCCAATCAGGAAAAGAAACAAAAGAATGAAAAAAGAGCAGAAGTCAAAGAAAAGCAGAAGCAGGAGGAACTGCAGGAAAAAGAGAAGCGGTATGTCCGTCGTCTCATTCCGATTTGGGCGAAGCTTCTGATCTTTTTAGTGCTTAGTTCATTTGCTCTTCTCATTGGACTTATTGTAGGATTTAGCATACTAGGGGATGGCAGCCCATTAGATGTGCTGAAATGGGAAACATGGCAGCATATCATCGATTTTATTCAAAAATAA
- the fabZ gene encoding 3-hydroxyacyl-ACP dehydratase FabZ, whose product MDIEQIKETIPHRYPFLLVDQITDQTDTKITGKKNVTINEPFFQGHFPDYPVMPGVLIVEALAQVGAVAILSKEENKGKIGFLAGIDKCRFKRQVKPGDQLQLEVEIIRIKGPIGKGKAVAKVGEDLACEAEITFAVK is encoded by the coding sequence ATGGATATTGAACAAATAAAAGAAACGATTCCACACCGTTATCCATTTTTATTAGTGGATCAAATCACGGACCAAACGGATACAAAGATTACCGGAAAAAAGAACGTAACCATCAATGAACCCTTTTTCCAAGGACATTTTCCGGATTACCCGGTAATGCCAGGTGTACTCATCGTCGAAGCCCTCGCACAAGTAGGTGCCGTAGCGATCCTGAGCAAAGAGGAAAACAAAGGAAAAATCGGTTTTCTGGCAGGTATCGATAAATGCCGCTTCAAGCGTCAAGTAAAACCAGGCGATCAACTGCAATTAGAAGTAGAAATCATCCGCATCAAAGGACCAATCGGCAAAGGCAAAGCCGTAGCAAAAGTAGGCGAAGACCTAGCATGTGAAGCAGAGATTACATTTGCGGTGAAATAA
- a CDS encoding AimR family lysis-lysogeny pheromone receptor yields the protein METTKIKTGMIREYFESEKQMQLSQFLTMISLDNDETQELSITKDFLLLSNSTTDQRLALEYFYINRSYQEVQYFIKLNKEHCHPLNKNSAKLYQLMLDLRAGKPAHEVRALAKTVSADTPELKCIKYFLNIEVDSKVYNFERIGYFLNKIQKQICYVDNPLLITFFNSRIQIILFHYYWKRNELILARKHAYEALQLPHQAKQKAELHLNLALTYIYEDFHSCLYHIEEAKYLAIALDDRETLDMIDNFTYPFVCAHFGKTEGVDTKHPVEKAHLEIAKGNFDVATQMLEGLEFTTPFSQYYLGLATKKQHFFIHSYQHFMEKRSDHFFAKLPLKASEGLGL from the coding sequence ATGGAAACTACAAAAATAAAAACTGGGATGATCCGCGAATATTTTGAATCCGAGAAGCAGATGCAACTCTCACAATTTCTCACGATGATCAGCCTAGATAACGACGAAACACAGGAACTATCCATCACTAAAGATTTTTTACTTCTTAGTAACTCCACCACAGATCAACGTCTTGCCTTAGAATATTTTTACATCAATCGATCCTACCAGGAAGTGCAGTACTTTATTAAATTAAATAAGGAACATTGTCATCCGCTAAATAAAAATTCAGCAAAACTATATCAGCTTATGCTCGACTTAAGAGCGGGCAAACCTGCCCATGAAGTTAGGGCACTCGCGAAAACGGTTTCCGCCGATACACCAGAATTAAAGTGTATAAAATACTTTTTAAATATAGAGGTAGATTCAAAAGTATATAACTTTGAAAGAATCGGATATTTTTTAAACAAAATCCAAAAACAAATATGTTATGTGGATAATCCACTTTTGATTACTTTCTTTAATAGTAGAATTCAAATTATTTTGTTTCATTATTATTGGAAGCGCAACGAATTAATTCTGGCAAGGAAACATGCTTACGAAGCACTGCAGCTACCGCATCAAGCCAAACAAAAAGCAGAACTTCATTTGAATTTGGCATTAACGTATATTTATGAAGATTTTCATTCGTGTCTCTATCACATCGAAGAGGCAAAATACTTGGCAATCGCCCTGGATGATAGAGAAACTTTAGATATGATTGATAATTTCACCTATCCATTTGTTTGTGCGCATTTTGGAAAGACTGAAGGTGTAGACACAAAACATCCTGTAGAAAAAGCACATCTTGAAATTGCGAAAGGGAACTTCGATGTAGCAACGCAAATGCTGGAAGGCCTCGAATTCACCACTCCCTTCTCGCAATACTATTTAGGACTCGCCACCAAGAAGCAACATTTTTTTATACATTCTTACCAACACTTTATGGAGAAAAGGAGTGATCATTTTTTTGCTAAATTGCCACTTAAAGCTTCTGAAGGATTAGGTTTATAA
- a CDS encoding TetR/AcrR family transcriptional regulator — MSKLEDKKKRIMQESLKLFAEKGFHTTSIQEIASTSEVSKGAFYIHFDSKDDLLVEIFKYYSETIMEKLNRMEHSSDDPFETFTNQIAAFLDLYKDHKEYLLMHFRDNIHLGDKMDDLIRSLHKQSYDWMEERLRNIYGSQLSVHMTDIIIQVDSLLSGYFKWIAIHHLDFDSTHLASYITHHINLMIQDVLQENAPPIFQYQDLTQFNEKDELAIQENIDALYEKIARLSEQDKQEAKEAIQVLEEERTKQKPKRIIIQSMLQHLETHEELQAHVQNIKKYL, encoded by the coding sequence ATGTCGAAACTGGAAGACAAAAAGAAACGAATTATGCAAGAAAGTCTAAAACTCTTCGCAGAAAAGGGATTTCACACGACTTCCATTCAAGAGATTGCTTCCACGAGTGAAGTTTCCAAAGGCGCCTTTTACATCCATTTTGATTCAAAAGATGACTTGTTAGTGGAAATCTTCAAATATTATTCCGAAACAATCATGGAAAAACTAAACCGCATGGAGCATTCTTCGGACGATCCATTTGAAACGTTCACCAATCAAATTGCAGCATTTCTTGATTTATATAAAGACCATAAAGAATATTTGCTGATGCATTTCCGTGACAACATTCACCTTGGTGATAAGATGGATGACTTAATCCGAAGTCTACATAAACAAAGCTACGACTGGATGGAAGAACGCTTGCGAAATATTTATGGCAGTCAGTTATCCGTGCACATGACCGATATCATCATTCAGGTCGACAGTCTGCTCAGTGGCTATTTCAAATGGATTGCGATTCATCATTTGGATTTCGATTCAACACATTTGGCATCATACATTACCCATCATATCAACCTTATGATTCAAGATGTTCTCCAGGAAAATGCGCCACCCATTTTTCAATATCAGGATTTAACTCAATTTAACGAAAAAGACGAACTGGCGATTCAAGAGAATATCGATGCATTATATGAAAAAATAGCACGATTATCTGAACAGGACAAACAGGAAGCCAAAGAAGCGATTCAAGTATTAGAAGAAGAACGAACGAAGCAAAAGCCGAAACGTATCATTATTCAGAGTATGCTGCAACATTTAGAAACACATGAGGAGTTACAAGCCCATGTGCAAAATATAAAAAAATATCTTTAA
- a CDS encoding flagellar hook-basal body protein, with the protein MLRGFYTATNGMMAQQRNLEVLSNNMTNAQTPGYKQDTATLRAFPELLIQRMENRELPTTEGTKIPTMTELGAINTGVYVQETIPDFVQGSLKETGVSTDMALVQGTTPDETGSIFFTVQNGDGDIRYTRNGNFTVDGEGNLTTNNGYYVLDEAGNPINTNGLDFSVSTDGVVQVAGGNIPLGIAYSANANDLSKNGQDLFELAEDGQALVNAGGVEGLQYSIQQNHLENSNVDASQTMTDMMQAYRSFEANQKVVQQYDRSLDKAVNEIARLG; encoded by the coding sequence ATGTTAAGAGGTTTCTACACAGCGACAAATGGCATGATGGCGCAGCAACGTAATCTCGAAGTGCTGTCCAACAACATGACGAATGCGCAAACACCAGGCTATAAACAAGATACCGCAACACTAAGGGCATTTCCGGAACTGTTGATTCAGCGAATGGAAAACCGTGAATTGCCGACTACGGAAGGTACAAAGATCCCGACAATGACAGAACTCGGTGCGATCAATACAGGTGTGTACGTGCAGGAAACGATCCCTGATTTTGTACAAGGCTCGTTAAAAGAAACAGGTGTCTCTACAGATATGGCGCTTGTGCAAGGCACCACACCAGATGAAACTGGGTCCATTTTTTTCACTGTTCAAAATGGTGATGGCGACATCCGCTATACACGAAATGGTAATTTTACGGTGGACGGTGAAGGAAATCTGACGACGAATAATGGTTACTACGTATTAGATGAAGCCGGCAATCCGATAAATACAAACGGACTGGATTTTTCCGTGTCGACTGATGGTGTAGTCCAAGTAGCGGGTGGGAACATTCCGCTTGGAATTGCCTACAGTGCCAATGCTAACGATTTATCGAAAAATGGACAGGATCTGTTTGAACTGGCGGAGGATGGACAAGCATTAGTCAATGCCGGGGGCGTAGAAGGATTGCAATATTCCATTCAGCAAAATCATTTGGAGAATTCCAATGTGGATGCTTCGCAGACGATGACCGATATGATGCAGGCATATCGTAGTTTTGAAGCCAATCAGAAGGTTGTGCAGCAATACGATCGCAGCTTAGATAAGGCGGTCAACGAAATTGCACGACTTGGATAA
- a CDS encoding efflux RND transporter periplasmic adaptor subunit — MKRLLFLLMIVIITLVACSQNENEEQEEETERVIPVETGEVTKGDLVMDRVFYGRTSPNQSTPVIPSVAGEMDELEVANGDKVEEGDDIATIASPQGMITVEAPSDGVITQLTAKEGSMVSTQDPLAVVTDLASLNVQLQVADTQLDLFEEGKEVSVTTGKDDGEAHQATIDYVADVSNDSGLFHVDLSFDNESTNVKAGVVAKAIIKDTVVQDSLQIPTAALVEQDQETFVYVVDGDTARKVAVTVQATQSQSTAVKAELSEGDQLVTSGQLTLVDGSKIKVEED, encoded by the coding sequence ATGAAGCGTTTATTGTTTTTACTGATGATTGTGATCATCACACTTGTTGCATGTTCACAAAATGAGAACGAAGAGCAGGAGGAAGAGACAGAGCGTGTTATACCAGTAGAGACTGGTGAGGTAACAAAAGGGGATCTGGTTATGGATCGTGTTTTTTATGGACGAACCTCACCAAATCAATCGACACCCGTTATTCCCTCTGTCGCTGGTGAAATGGATGAATTGGAGGTAGCGAATGGTGATAAAGTCGAAGAAGGCGACGATATCGCTACGATTGCCAGTCCTCAAGGGATGATTACAGTAGAAGCCCCTTCTGATGGTGTGATTACCCAGTTAACTGCCAAAGAAGGTTCCATGGTATCGACACAGGATCCATTAGCTGTCGTTACGGATTTAGCCAGTCTCAACGTCCAATTACAAGTTGCCGATACGCAACTCGATTTATTTGAAGAAGGAAAAGAAGTGAGCGTCACAACAGGTAAAGATGACGGTGAAGCGCACCAGGCTACGATCGATTATGTGGCAGATGTCTCCAATGATTCCGGCCTGTTTCATGTTGATTTGTCCTTTGATAATGAATCAACGAATGTGAAAGCAGGAGTTGTGGCGAAAGCTATTATTAAAGATACCGTTGTGCAGGATTCCTTGCAGATTCCGACCGCTGCCTTAGTCGAACAAGATCAGGAGACGTTTGTCTATGTCGTTGATGGTGATACTGCTCGAAAAGTAGCCGTCACAGTTCAAGCCACACAATCTCAATCAACCGCTGTGAAGGCAGAGCTTTCAGAAGGAGATCAACTCGTCACGAGCGGCCAGCTGACGTTAGTCGATGGCAGTAAAATTAAAGTAGAGGAGGATTAA
- a CDS encoding M23 family metallopeptidase, producing the protein MEENKNVSKNSWKRIFKKRWFFPAVYLAVAALLLTGVLWYQNAINQVPEAAEDMQDQLNGEQESQDDEDATTVMQQQEMLEMPVAEDLQTEIVTKFYDYGADAETQEQALILHENQYYQSDGIDISTSGDEAFDVSAALSGTVAEVKQDPLLGNVVKLEHDFGVTTYYASLEEILVEQGSTVEQGQAIATAGQNTLGQEHGIHVHFEVRKDGTPVNPEDFVNQPINKIIAPDQEDAESDTETDTETDQGTEADTETDDSEDKAPAAEEEDNTDDAEETPEDTEEDSTNNSESEMENSESSSAMENA; encoded by the coding sequence ATGGAGGAAAACAAAAACGTTTCAAAAAATAGCTGGAAACGTATCTTCAAGAAAAGATGGTTCTTTCCTGCAGTATATTTAGCAGTAGCGGCTCTACTTTTAACAGGGGTATTATGGTATCAGAATGCTATCAATCAAGTTCCAGAGGCTGCGGAAGACATGCAAGATCAATTGAATGGTGAGCAGGAAAGTCAGGATGACGAAGACGCAACAACAGTCATGCAACAACAGGAAATGCTAGAAATGCCAGTAGCGGAAGACTTGCAAACGGAAATCGTGACAAAATTTTATGATTATGGTGCAGATGCAGAAACACAGGAACAAGCGTTAATTCTACACGAAAATCAATACTATCAAAGTGATGGAATTGATATCTCTACATCTGGAGATGAAGCTTTTGACGTAAGTGCTGCACTATCAGGTACAGTAGCAGAAGTGAAACAAGATCCACTACTAGGTAACGTAGTGAAATTAGAGCACGATTTCGGTGTTACAACGTATTACGCTAGTTTAGAAGAGATTCTCGTAGAGCAAGGTAGTACAGTAGAACAAGGTCAGGCAATCGCAACAGCTGGACAGAACACACTCGGTCAGGAACATGGTATTCACGTCCATTTTGAAGTAAGAAAAGATGGTACACCCGTGAACCCTGAAGATTTTGTTAATCAACCTATTAACAAGATTATAGCTCCTGATCAAGAGGATGCAGAATCAGATACCGAAACGGACACGGAGACAGATCAAGGAACGGAAGCAGACACGGAAACGGATGATAGCGAAGATAAAGCCCCTGCTGCTGAAGAAGAAGACAATACAGATGATGCAGAAGAGACACCAGAGGATACCGAAGAAGATTCTACTAATAACTCAGAATCTGAAATGGAAAATAGTGAATCTTCAAGCGCAATGGAAAATGCATAA
- a CDS encoding rod shape-determining protein, with protein MFSRDIGIDLGTANVLIHVKGKGIVLDEPSVVAMDRNTGRVLEVGEAARRMVGRTPGNIEAIRPLKDGVIADFDVTESMLKYFINKINVKGFLSKPRMLICCPTNITKVEQKAIKEAAEKSGGKKVYLEEEPKVAAIGAGMDIFQPSGNMVVDIGGGTTDVAVLSMGDIVTAQSIKMAGDKFDAEILQYVKRKYKLLIGERTAEDIKINVATVFQGARSEEIDIRGRDMVSGLPRTITIRSEEVEEALRESISLIVQSAKTVLEKTPPELSADIIDRGVILTGGGALLNGLDQLLAEELKVPVLLAEEPMNCVAKGTGIMLDNIDKLERSIV; from the coding sequence ATGTTTTCAAGAGATATTGGAATAGATTTAGGAACAGCGAATGTGCTGATTCATGTAAAGGGAAAAGGGATTGTATTAGACGAACCATCCGTTGTAGCAATGGATCGTAACACTGGAAGGGTTCTGGAAGTAGGGGAAGCGGCTCGCCGTATGGTTGGCCGTACACCTGGCAACATCGAGGCTATTCGTCCGTTAAAAGATGGCGTTATCGCTGACTTTGACGTAACCGAATCCATGCTGAAATACTTTATTAACAAAATTAATGTCAAAGGCTTTTTGTCAAAGCCAAGAATGTTAATCTGCTGCCCAACAAACATAACGAAAGTGGAGCAAAAGGCTATTAAGGAAGCAGCCGAAAAATCAGGTGGAAAGAAAGTATACTTAGAAGAAGAACCTAAGGTAGCAGCAATTGGTGCAGGGATGGATATTTTTCAGCCAAGCGGTAATATGGTAGTCGATATCGGTGGTGGAACAACAGATGTTGCTGTATTATCGATGGGTGATATTGTAACGGCACAATCGATCAAAATGGCTGGGGACAAATTCGACGCCGAAATTCTTCAGTATGTAAAACGAAAATACAAATTATTAATTGGTGAGCGCACAGCAGAAGATATTAAAATCAATGTGGCAACAGTATTCCAAGGAGCCCGCAGTGAGGAAATCGATATCAGAGGACGTGACATGGTATCCGGTTTGCCAAGAACGATTACGATTCGTTCCGAGGAAGTAGAAGAAGCGTTGCGTGAATCAATTTCTTTAATCGTACAATCAGCGAAGACTGTACTGGAAAAAACACCACCAGAGCTATCTGCAGATATCATCGACAGAGGTGTGATTTTAACAGGTGGCGGTGCGTTACTAAATGGTTTAGATCAACTATTGGCAGAAGAATTGAAAGTACCTGTTTTACTAGCTGAAGAACCAATGAATTGTGTGGCAAAAGGTACCGGAATTATGCTGGATAACATCGATAAATTAGAACGTTCTATCGTATAA
- the spoIID gene encoding stage II sporulation protein D, with protein sequence MAKWQYKKTKQSNWKMPVIVIVATLLTFMFIVPTIIVIPFKGDNATQASIEKQAEEATAAAPVTLDSPFDVNVLRSETDEVEKVPLEDYVVHVVASEMPADFELEALKAQALAARTYITQYLTQGQQGKLEGGADVTDTVQHQVYKNEDELRQVWGSDYHWKIEKITEAVAATQGKIITYSNQPITPAFFSTSNGYTENSEDYWEGELPYLRTVESPWDEEISPKFFDQKIFTKPELEKKLGVTISSQINDFQLTRTESKRVETVKIGDNTFSGRDIREKLGLPSNDFTITKKDDHYVFTTKGYGHGVGMSQYGANGMAKEGKTYEEIIEYYYQGVQVSTLEKATPKLLVKK encoded by the coding sequence ATGGCCAAATGGCAGTACAAAAAAACCAAACAGTCCAACTGGAAAATGCCCGTCATAGTCATCGTAGCAACTTTACTGACCTTTATGTTCATCGTACCTACAATCATAGTTATTCCGTTTAAAGGGGATAACGCAACACAAGCATCTATCGAAAAACAGGCCGAAGAAGCGACAGCTGCAGCACCCGTCACATTGGATTCTCCTTTTGATGTCAATGTCTTACGTAGTGAAACGGACGAAGTCGAAAAGGTACCATTGGAGGATTATGTCGTACACGTAGTTGCCTCGGAGATGCCCGCAGATTTCGAATTAGAGGCATTGAAGGCACAAGCGCTAGCGGCAAGAACGTATATCACTCAATACCTAACACAAGGTCAACAAGGCAAGTTAGAAGGTGGGGCAGATGTAACCGATACCGTCCAGCATCAAGTTTATAAGAACGAAGATGAACTACGCCAAGTGTGGGGGAGTGATTATCATTGGAAAATTGAAAAAATCACAGAAGCAGTAGCAGCCACACAAGGTAAGATTATCACTTATAGTAACCAGCCGATCACACCAGCATTCTTCTCTACAAGTAACGGATATACCGAGAATTCGGAAGATTACTGGGAAGGCGAACTGCCATACCTTCGTACGGTGGAAAGCCCATGGGATGAAGAAATTTCACCTAAATTTTTTGATCAAAAGATATTTACGAAGCCAGAATTAGAAAAAAAATTAGGTGTAACGATTTCCAGTCAGATCAATGATTTTCAATTGACGAGGACAGAAAGTAAACGGGTAGAAACTGTCAAAATAGGTGACAATACATTCTCAGGTCGTGATATACGAGAAAAACTCGGCCTGCCATCGAATGACTTCACAATCACGAAAAAAGACGATCATTACGTCTTTACTACGAAAGGATATGGGCATGGCGTCGGTATGAGTCAATACGGAGCAAATGGCATGGCGAAGGAAGGAAAAACGTACGAAGAGATCATCGAATATTACTACCAGGGCGTGCAGGTTTCCACGCTGGAAAAGGCAACACCAAAACTTTTAGTAAAAAAATAA
- the spoIIID gene encoding sporulation transcriptional regulator SpoIIID: MHDYIKERTLKIGRYIVESKKTVRVIAKEFGVSKSTVHKDLTERLPELHPDLANEVKEILSHHKSIRHLRGGEATKMKYQLHGKQAPPLPEELITK; this comes from the coding sequence GTGCATGACTACATCAAAGAACGAACATTAAAGATTGGCAGGTACATCGTAGAATCGAAGAAAACAGTTCGAGTCATAGCGAAAGAATTTGGAGTTTCCAAAAGCACTGTACACAAAGATTTGACAGAACGTTTACCAGAATTACATCCCGACTTAGCAAACGAAGTAAAAGAAATATTAAGCCACCATAAATCGATCCGTCATTTAAGGGGTGGTGAAGCAACCAAGATGAAATATCAACTTCATGGCAAACAAGCACCACCACTACCTGAAGAACTTATTACAAAGTAG
- a CDS encoding flagellar hook-basal body protein: MTRMTIQAAATMGQLQKRLDNIANNIANSNTTGYKNRDANFSSLLSQQINLEADPTNETGRLTPEGLRVGAGAKLGHTNFDFTQGSLQTTDRNLDVALLEDNQFFQVAVEENGQEEVRYTRAGNFYLSPMENDTVMLVTSDGNPVLGANQQPIVLADDMEDLTIDENGMINVTRNGEQVVEGQIGVVEAVRPRLFEASGDSLFRLSEDSLNNYPLNEIINDVDNISVQSGALEGSNVDIAKQTTDMIETQRAYQFNARTISMHDQMNGLINQLR, translated from the coding sequence ATGACTAGAATGACTATTCAAGCTGCCGCCACAATGGGGCAATTGCAGAAACGACTAGATAATATCGCGAATAATATCGCTAATTCCAATACAACTGGCTACAAAAACCGTGATGCCAATTTTTCCTCACTATTGTCTCAACAGATCAATCTTGAGGCAGATCCGACGAATGAAACAGGACGATTAACGCCGGAAGGATTACGGGTTGGAGCAGGAGCAAAATTAGGACATACTAATTTTGACTTCACTCAAGGTTCTTTGCAGACAACGGATCGCAATCTTGACGTGGCATTGCTTGAGGATAATCAATTTTTTCAAGTAGCCGTTGAGGAGAATGGTCAGGAAGAAGTTCGTTATACAAGAGCGGGGAACTTTTACTTGAGTCCGATGGAGAATGATACGGTGATGCTGGTGACCTCGGATGGAAATCCGGTACTTGGTGCAAATCAGCAGCCGATTGTATTAGCGGATGATATGGAAGACTTGACCATTGACGAAAATGGTATGATCAATGTAACACGGAATGGTGAACAAGTTGTCGAAGGACAGATCGGTGTCGTAGAAGCCGTACGCCCACGTCTGTTCGAGGCGTCAGGTGACTCGCTTTTCCGATTATCAGAGGACAGTCTTAACAATTATCCACTAAACGAAATTATAAATGATGTTGATAATATCAGTGTCCAAAGTGGGGCACTGGAAGGATCGAACGTAGATATTGCCAAACAAACAACCGATATGATTGAAACACAGCGCGCTTATCAGTTTAATGCGCGAACAATCTCGATGCATGACCAGATGAATGGTCTGATTAATCAATTGAGATAA